In Chloroflexota bacterium, a single window of DNA contains:
- a CDS encoding M20/M25/M40 family metallo-hydrolase, producing the protein MPNPRWIPVVAIFLMLWAVALGVWWSRLQGTPILTHLQPTPAATAAARLTPQPGEAAQPIPESTPVTVPVVREAKQVVRDEDWITLARSFRVEHALSDIAELISPKYAGRAVGSPGGKLASEWIAARFAEYGLQPAGDNGTYFQEFPVPYAELTAMPTFQIVDERGQVVAEYHLRDDYTIWLGGYADGGQAEGPVIWVSDGRHEDYNGLNAEGAIVLCRYRYPVDDVLRQALEHGAKAVLLARPESTSFPMRRQAHQGPLLPQGIPTLIVGQRVLQGLLADSGMTLEDLTIQYQWRPLSTRVRLNVPLRYEKTATGRNVLGVLPGSDPDGTQQVFIIGAHYDHLGADPDGTVWGGANDNASGVAVLLEIARLWQEVGYVPQRTVLFAAWDGEEIGLYGSNYYVEHPRYPLKNTVGMLQLDMVGAGNAKLLIDAGGIVADQSLVAAAQLGIEVETQSMGRSDHAPFVGAGVPATLYIWWDGVAPGVIYHVPEDNLDNIEPDKLQAAGQLAHLVLLQFSHEQEKLEDLFVQYEQAIAARDADALHAITYDQDRELLLWQEDWLKGLTLRQPAEFSATVGSALVATDIATATVTLRYRWKPEHSQAMASFPAKWVRDDHHWYYGGPAWDAVQGQHTLVQHFQQPDLAQSIAQEADSLYEFLVDEADLDLPDPIVVGFYSQPFRSGDLALPGTGSKYLLHALHAPPPGYDEAPGWPLSDGIALSDQASLPTLLFEFALQHTGWPTQTTSWLAQGLSDCRRAMSPMLEEQLQSEYIPLLLQANRSGTLWTAQEMPTRYQISPPEGRLWVAQSWAMAHYLLQTHGWTALRYPTAINMESWRTALLAPWQLAAEGIEQTLAERRNAILARDQAAFLATVDPQNTTLYQEETHWFEDLLEHPVAEFAYESQLLSLTDHQATIRLTAKYKLAEPDASSMSVTYNAHFVHKDNRWLYADVAFMEQRSEHFVLKYQHPDQGRYATTLLDEAERAYDLVTADLDFYPIQPIEIKAYDDNSTFRYSIYLSMPYAQGWTEPGESIKLGIPDWRQNGYNGVGRIIAHELTHTALFAKGVQHGGVHEGAAQYEATRYDPQWFNQEVRKWRRQVYDLVRSKRPLTLADLDNWRELSKDDLQLLYSVGWDIVSYFRQCYGRETFLEWLRLLGTGLSFGDAFVRTTGTTFADFDAAWRESVLRGHISPQLIALSSEFDGELALQHVYTLTQAAWTGREAGTLGNDAAAHYIAEQFAALGLQPAGDNGTYFQTFAFTQTALITTPQLTLIGQDGQTHTLQYRVDFRELLGGCAGGGQAGSSIVYVKDLKNENIQLGGRVALARAGPDPWTDAENALSRGAGGLLLITDKWPKDMSIKTDDIHSLSTPTIPVFELTREAFDLLLTIAGYRSAQLEKSPPALPLPLSVRMSVQIESALSSASNVLGVLLGSDPELADEVLILGAHLDHVGILPDGTLYPGANNDASGVAVLLELARLWHEAGYYPRRTVLFAAWNAAEQGLLGSRYYVAHPVYPLTSTVAAIQLDMVGQGRGYYIGVYAEEQQDAIILAHLDNAATQVEGRLNFSKYEGNSDHETFHALGIPAVKLSWERPDYVHMPGDTPDLIDTRKLQATGRVLALTIMTLADHE; encoded by the coding sequence TTGCCTAATCCCAGGTGGATACCTGTCGTTGCCATCTTTTTGATGCTCTGGGCAGTAGCCCTGGGTGTGTGGTGGTCACGGCTGCAAGGAACGCCCATCCTCACACATCTGCAGCCCACGCCAGCAGCAACTGCTGCGGCTCGCCTCACGCCTCAGCCTGGAGAGGCAGCCCAACCCATTCCCGAGAGCACACCGGTCACGGTTCCTGTCGTACGCGAGGCCAAGCAAGTTGTCCGTGACGAGGATTGGATTACCCTGGCGAGATCTTTTCGCGTGGAACATGCCCTGTCCGACATTGCCGAACTCATCAGCCCGAAGTACGCTGGTCGGGCTGTCGGTTCCCCCGGGGGCAAACTGGCAAGCGAGTGGATTGCGGCCCGCTTTGCGGAATACGGGCTACAGCCAGCAGGCGACAACGGCACCTATTTCCAAGAGTTTCCCGTTCCCTATGCTGAATTAACTGCCATGCCCACCTTCCAAATCGTGGATGAGCGCGGCCAAGTGGTCGCGGAGTACCATCTTCGCGACGACTACACCATCTGGCTGGGCGGCTATGCGGATGGAGGACAAGCCGAAGGGCCTGTGATCTGGGTCAGTGATGGCAGGCACGAGGATTACAATGGGCTAAACGCTGAAGGTGCCATTGTGCTTTGCCGTTACAGATACCCAGTGGATGACGTGCTCCGTCAAGCGTTAGAGCATGGTGCCAAGGCCGTGCTGCTGGCTCGTCCGGAGAGCACCAGCTTTCCAATGCGCCGACAGGCTCATCAGGGGCCACTGTTACCTCAGGGCATACCCACATTGATTGTCGGTCAGAGAGTACTACAAGGGCTACTAGCCGACAGTGGCATGACTCTGGAGGACCTGACAATCCAATATCAATGGCGTCCTCTATCCACCCGTGTGCGCCTTAATGTGCCCCTGCGCTACGAAAAAACCGCAACAGGGCGTAATGTGTTGGGCGTGCTTCCTGGCTCCGACCCGGATGGCACACAGCAAGTCTTCATCATCGGTGCTCACTACGACCACCTCGGCGCAGACCCCGATGGCACAGTCTGGGGTGGTGCCAATGACAATGCTTCCGGTGTTGCTGTCCTCCTGGAGATCGCACGGCTGTGGCAGGAGGTGGGTTACGTACCTCAGCGTACTGTGCTGTTCGCTGCTTGGGACGGCGAGGAGATTGGCCTCTATGGCTCCAACTATTATGTCGAACACCCGCGCTATCCCTTGAAAAATACCGTAGGCATGCTGCAATTGGACATGGTGGGCGCAGGCAACGCCAAGTTGCTCATCGATGCCGGTGGCATTGTGGCAGATCAATCCCTCGTCGCCGCAGCACAGTTGGGCATTGAGGTAGAAACACAGTCCATGGGACGCAGCGATCATGCCCCCTTCGTCGGAGCAGGCGTGCCCGCAACGCTCTATATCTGGTGGGATGGGGTTGCTCCTGGGGTCATCTACCATGTCCCCGAAGACAACTTGGACAACATCGAACCAGACAAACTACAAGCCGCAGGCCAACTGGCCCATTTGGTGCTGCTCCAGTTTAGCCATGAGCAAGAGAAACTGGAGGATTTGTTTGTCCAATACGAACAAGCGATTGCGGCACGGGACGCGGATGCTCTGCATGCCATCACCTATGATCAGGATAGAGAGCTCTTGCTCTGGCAGGAAGACTGGCTGAAGGGCTTGACCCTCCGTCAGCCTGCCGAATTTAGCGCTACGGTAGGTTCAGCGTTAGTTGCGACAGATATCGCCACTGCGACGGTTACACTCCGCTATCGCTGGAAGCCCGAGCATTCCCAGGCCATGGCCAGTTTTCCCGCTAAATGGGTGCGCGATGACCATCATTGGTACTACGGCGGCCCAGCATGGGACGCAGTGCAAGGTCAGCATACGCTTGTGCAGCACTTCCAGCAGCCTGACCTAGCCCAGAGCATAGCTCAGGAGGCTGATTCACTCTATGAATTCCTCGTAGATGAGGCTGATCTGGACCTGCCAGACCCGATCGTCGTGGGCTTCTACAGCCAACCTTTCCGCAGCGGTGACCTGGCATTGCCTGGTACAGGCAGTAAGTACTTGCTGCACGCCTTGCATGCCCCACCACCGGGCTATGATGAGGCACCAGGTTGGCCGCTGAGCGACGGCATCGCCCTAAGCGACCAGGCAAGCCTGCCCACGCTCCTCTTCGAGTTTGCCTTGCAGCATACGGGCTGGCCCACACAGACCACCAGTTGGCTAGCCCAGGGTTTGTCAGATTGCCGGCGCGCTATGAGCCCAATGCTCGAAGAACAGCTCCAAAGCGAGTATATACCGCTGCTCCTTCAGGCAAACCGCAGCGGTACGCTGTGGACTGCCCAGGAGATGCCCACCCGCTATCAGATCAGTCCCCCAGAAGGGAGACTGTGGGTTGCCCAGTCCTGGGCCATGGCTCACTATCTCCTGCAAACTCATGGCTGGACGGCACTGCGATACCCTACTGCAATCAATATGGAGAGTTGGCGCACCGCTCTTCTTGCCCCCTGGCAACTGGCTGCAGAGGGCATTGAGCAGACCCTTGCAGAACGCCGTAACGCCATTCTCGCCCGTGACCAAGCAGCTTTCTTGGCTACGGTTGACCCACAGAATACCACGCTTTACCAAGAAGAAACGCACTGGTTCGAAGACCTACTGGAGCATCCGGTAGCCGAATTTGCCTACGAAAGCCAATTGCTGTCACTAACTGATCATCAGGCTACAATAAGACTCACTGCCAAATACAAACTGGCTGAGCCAGATGCATCCTCCATGAGCGTTACCTACAATGCCCATTTTGTACACAAGGACAACCGTTGGCTCTACGCGGATGTTGCTTTCATGGAGCAGCGCAGCGAGCATTTTGTGCTCAAATACCAACACCCTGACCAAGGTCGTTATGCCACCACATTGCTCGATGAAGCAGAACGCGCCTACGACCTCGTCACTGCCGATTTGGACTTTTACCCCATTCAGCCCATCGAAATCAAAGCCTATGACGACAACAGTACATTCCGCTATTCCATCTATCTGTCCATGCCCTATGCTCAGGGCTGGACGGAGCCTGGCGAGTCCATCAAGTTGGGCATTCCAGACTGGAGACAAAACGGATACAACGGCGTGGGGCGCATTATTGCGCACGAACTGACTCATACTGCCCTGTTTGCAAAAGGGGTTCAGCACGGGGGTGTGCACGAGGGTGCCGCGCAGTACGAAGCAACTCGCTACGATCCACAGTGGTTCAACCAGGAGGTACGCAAATGGCGCCGCCAAGTGTACGATTTGGTGCGCAGCAAGCGTCCTCTCACTCTAGCAGATTTGGACAACTGGCGCGAACTATCCAAGGATGATCTCCAGTTGCTCTACAGCGTGGGTTGGGACATTGTCAGTTATTTCCGGCAATGCTATGGCCGCGAAACCTTCCTGGAATGGCTGCGATTGCTGGGCACAGGCCTATCTTTCGGGGATGCCTTTGTCCGCACAACCGGCACGACATTTGCCGATTTCGACGCAGCATGGCGCGAATCCGTCTTACGAGGGCACATCTCCCCACAACTCATTGCCCTGTCATCCGAATTTGATGGCGAACTTGCGCTGCAGCATGTCTATACACTGACTCAAGCAGCATGGACAGGGCGCGAGGCAGGAACCCTCGGCAACGATGCCGCTGCCCACTACATCGCCGAGCAATTTGCTGCATTGGGACTGCAACCCGCTGGGGATAACGGGACCTACTTCCAGACCTTTGCCTTCACTCAGACAGCACTGATAACTACACCCCAATTGACCTTGATAGGACAGGATGGCCAGACACATACCCTGCAGTACCGAGTGGATTTTCGCGAATTGTTAGGAGGATGCGCAGGAGGCGGTCAGGCGGGAAGCAGCATTGTGTATGTGAAGGATCTGAAGAACGAGAATATACAACTGGGTGGGCGAGTGGCGTTGGCCCGTGCTGGTCCAGACCCGTGGACAGATGCTGAGAATGCCTTATCCCGTGGTGCTGGCGGGCTATTGCTCATCACCGACAAATGGCCCAAGGATATGTCCATCAAGACGGATGACATACACAGCCTGAGTACACCGACAATTCCGGTTTTTGAACTGACGAGGGAAGCCTTCGACTTGCTCCTTACTATCGCTGGCTATCGATCTGCGCAGCTTGAAAAGTCCCCGCCCGCTTTGCCCTTGCCCCTATCAGTGCGCATGTCCGTGCAAATAGAGAGCGCGCTGAGCAGTGCATCCAATGTCTTGGGCGTACTGCTTGGCAGTGACCCGGAACTTGCTGATGAAGTGCTGATCCTGGGAGCACACCTCGACCATGTCGGCATTCTGCCCGATGGCACGCTCTACCCCGGCGCCAATAATGACGCCAGCGGAGTCGCCGTCCTGCTGGAACTCGCCAGGCTCTGGCACGAAGCAGGCTACTACCCACGCCGCACTGTTCTGTTTGCTGCCTGGAACGCTGCTGAGCAGGGCTTGCTCGGCTCTAGGTATTATGTCGCGCATCCAGTTTATCCTCTGACCAGTACAGTGGCAGCCATTCAACTCGACATGGTTGGTCAGGGACGGGGCTATTACATCGGCGTCTATGCCGAGGAGCAACAGGATGCCATCATCCTGGCACATCTGGATAACGCCGCCACGCAGGTCGAGGGACGGTTAAACTTCAGCAAGTACGAAGGCAATAGCGATCACGAGACCTTCCATGCACTAGGCATCCCGGCGGTCAAGCTGTCCTGGGAGCGCCCCGATTACGTGCACATGCCTGGCGATACCCCAGACCTGATAGACACCCGCAAACTACAAGCCACGGGACGTGTGCTTGCCCTAACCATCATGACCTTAGCGGATCATGAATAG
- a CDS encoding ABC transporter ATP-binding protein encodes MSEPMVETHNLCKTFVGRGKVKNRAVDGLSIEVQRGETFGLLGADGAGKTTTLRLLNGLLLPDRGEAKVAGFDTVREFSQIHLRAGYMPQQFALYGDMTVLENLQFFASVHGLTQAQEQERIPRLLRFARLEEFQGRLAAHLSGGMKKKLALTCMLVHQPEIVFLDEPTLGVDPVSRREFWNLLSDLRAERGLTIFVCTPYMDEAERCHRVGLLHEGRLIACGTPEDIKRMAPGELIELRPSMLYVGRDIITPLDGVLEVQTYGDLLHVFVDDAARRIPQIEAALAAQGITVSGLRRIAPRMEQVFVFLIKRQRTTSEGACP; translated from the coding sequence ATGAGCGAGCCTATGGTCGAAACTCACAATCTGTGCAAGACTTTTGTTGGCCGCGGGAAAGTAAAAAACCGCGCGGTGGACGGATTAAGCATTGAGGTGCAGCGCGGTGAGACGTTTGGCTTGCTCGGAGCAGATGGAGCGGGGAAGACGACCACTTTGCGCTTGCTCAATGGGCTCTTGCTCCCCGATCGAGGGGAGGCCAAAGTGGCCGGTTTCGATACCGTCAGGGAATTCTCGCAGATACATCTGCGAGCTGGCTATATGCCCCAGCAGTTTGCTCTCTATGGCGACATGACTGTGTTGGAAAACTTGCAGTTTTTCGCCAGCGTGCATGGATTGACACAGGCACAAGAGCAAGAGCGCATCCCGCGCTTGCTGCGCTTTGCACGCTTGGAAGAGTTTCAGGGGCGTTTAGCGGCGCATCTGTCTGGCGGGATGAAGAAAAAACTGGCTCTGACCTGTATGCTGGTGCACCAACCGGAGATTGTGTTTCTCGATGAGCCTACACTTGGCGTTGATCCAGTCTCCAGGCGCGAATTCTGGAATCTGTTGTCCGATTTGCGTGCGGAAAGGGGGCTGACCATCTTCGTTTGCACACCATATATGGATGAAGCCGAACGTTGTCACCGTGTTGGATTGTTGCACGAGGGACGTTTGATTGCCTGTGGCACGCCAGAGGATATCAAGCGCATGGCGCCCGGAGAGCTGATCGAATTGCGGCCGTCTATGCTGTATGTGGGAAGGGATATCATCACCCCATTGGATGGCGTGCTGGAAGTTCAGACCTATGGCGATTTGCTGCATGTTTTTGTGGATGATGCTGCTCGACGGATACCGCAGATAGAAGCAGCGTTGGCAGCACAAGGTATTACGGTCAGTGGCCTGCGGCGGATTGCCCCACGCATGGAACAAGTCTTTGTATTCCTGATCAAGCGCCAGCGAACAACTAGCGAAGGAGCATGTCCATGA
- a CDS encoding ABC transporter permease, whose protein sequence is MWQRLRAIIRKEFTQTVRDRRTLAIVLILPIVLLFLFGYAVETQVDHIPTVVVDNSRDQYSWKFLEAMETSGFFDIQYYVESEAEAIRAIDEGRARVAIVIPPRFAAAIERGNAQALIVVDGSDAMTVQSAFNAAVTVGQAHAVTLLTEKLERSGLQSGSSLAPLDVRTRVLYNPDIRSLVFMVPGMIGLILQQQTVMLTAMAIVRERELGTIEQILVTPIRPWELMLGKILPNVVIAFINMGTILALGVFWFDVPFKGSLGLYFLMSLLFVFSSLGLGILVSTVSMNQRQAQQLSALILLPGVMLSGYVFPRSMMPKLVQLAGDLLPITHFLQISRGIMTKGVGFYFFRQQVLILVIYGLIVFGLSQAAFKERLE, encoded by the coding sequence ATGTGGCAAAGGCTGCGTGCGATCATCCGCAAGGAATTCACTCAGACGGTGCGCGATCGGCGCACCTTGGCTATTGTGCTCATTTTGCCCATTGTGCTCCTTTTTCTGTTTGGGTATGCTGTAGAGACCCAGGTGGACCATATTCCAACAGTGGTGGTGGACAATAGCCGGGATCAGTACAGTTGGAAGTTCCTGGAAGCGATGGAGACCTCTGGCTTCTTTGATATTCAATACTATGTAGAAAGCGAAGCCGAAGCAATCAGAGCCATTGATGAGGGGCGGGCGCGTGTGGCCATTGTCATTCCGCCGCGCTTTGCAGCTGCTATCGAACGCGGTAATGCGCAAGCACTTATTGTAGTGGATGGCTCCGATGCCATGACGGTGCAGTCAGCTTTCAATGCGGCGGTCACGGTGGGTCAGGCTCATGCGGTTACATTGTTGACGGAGAAATTGGAACGCTCTGGACTGCAGAGTGGTTCTTCCCTTGCTCCCCTGGATGTACGCACGCGTGTGCTGTACAATCCAGACATCCGCAGCCTCGTTTTCATGGTGCCGGGCATGATCGGCTTGATCTTGCAGCAGCAAACGGTGATGCTTACGGCGATGGCCATCGTGCGCGAGCGCGAACTGGGGACGATAGAGCAGATTCTGGTCACGCCAATAAGGCCTTGGGAATTGATGCTAGGCAAAATTTTGCCGAACGTGGTTATCGCCTTCATCAACATGGGCACCATTTTGGCTTTGGGTGTGTTTTGGTTCGACGTGCCTTTTAAGGGCAGTTTGGGACTCTATTTCCTGATGTCGCTGCTATTTGTTTTTTCCTCGCTCGGCTTGGGTATCCTGGTCAGCACCGTGTCCATGAACCAACGGCAAGCGCAGCAACTTTCAGCGCTGATCCTATTGCCGGGCGTGATGCTCTCCGGCTATGTTTTCCCACGTTCGATGATGCCTAAGCTCGTACAGTTGGCAGGCGACCTGTTGCCAATCACCCATTTTCTGCAGATTTCGCGTGGCATTATGACCAAAGGCGTCGGTTTCTATTTCTTCCGGCAACAAGTATTGATCTTGGTGATTTACGGGCTGATCGTCTTTGGGCTCAGCCAGGCTGCGTTCAAGGAGAGGCTGGAGTAA
- a CDS encoding ABC transporter ATP-binding protein, translated as MSMNITPAIVVENLTKRFGAFTAVNDISFTVWRGEVFGFLGPNGAGKTTTIRVLLGLLPPTSGKAEVLGYNVAREAKAMQAHVGYMSQLFTLYRDLTVAENIQFYGRVYGLSAQELERRGKEIVAMAGLQGRENELTANLSGGWRQRLALGCAIVHKPALVFLDEPTAGVDPLSRRAFWELIYNLARQGTTVFVTTHYMDEAEHCQRVGFISEGKLIALGSPFDLKANQMRGQVVEIACSDAEAAMRVLRGAQQQGLLPLDEVALYGALVHAVVEDAREAMPAIASLLQAKGIVVQSIDWIAPSLEDVFIANMRKKRKPVVIL; from the coding sequence ATGTCCATGAACATAACTCCTGCCATCGTTGTGGAGAACTTGACCAAGCGCTTTGGGGCGTTCACAGCAGTGAACGACATCAGCTTTACCGTGTGGCGTGGGGAGGTGTTTGGCTTCCTGGGACCGAATGGTGCGGGAAAGACGACTACGATCCGTGTGCTGTTGGGTTTGTTGCCTCCCACGAGTGGCAAGGCTGAGGTGTTGGGATATAACGTAGCCAGGGAGGCGAAAGCAATGCAGGCTCATGTCGGGTATATGTCGCAGTTGTTCACATTGTACCGAGATTTGACTGTAGCAGAGAACATCCAGTTTTATGGGCGGGTGTATGGACTAAGTGCCCAGGAACTCGAGCGGCGGGGAAAAGAAATCGTGGCTATGGCAGGGTTACAGGGGCGGGAGAACGAACTGACAGCAAATCTCTCTGGAGGCTGGCGGCAACGCCTAGCGCTAGGTTGTGCCATCGTCCACAAACCAGCGCTGGTGTTCCTGGATGAGCCAACTGCAGGTGTGGACCCACTGTCAAGGCGTGCTTTTTGGGAACTCATCTATAATTTAGCCAGGCAAGGCACCACTGTCTTTGTCACTACGCATTACATGGATGAGGCGGAGCATTGTCAACGCGTCGGCTTCATCAGCGAGGGGAAGTTGATCGCTTTGGGCTCTCCATTTGACCTGAAAGCCAATCAAATGCGCGGGCAAGTCGTAGAGATCGCTTGTAGCGATGCCGAAGCTGCTATGCGAGTGCTTCGTGGAGCCCAACAACAAGGCTTATTGCCGCTCGATGAAGTGGCGCTTTATGGTGCGTTAGTACATGCAGTGGTGGAAGATGCCAGGGAAGCAATGCCTGCCATTGCTTCTTTGCTTCAGGCGAAAGGCATTGTCGTGCAAAGCATAGATTGGATTGCGCCTTCGCTAGAGGATGTATTTATTGCGAACATGCGCAAAAAGCGAAAGCCAGTTGTGATACTTTGA
- a CDS encoding efflux RND transporter periplasmic adaptor subunit, with amino-acid sequence MLRSACSVLRVACSVLRAACLVMAGFLFVWAVALIVPSSGRTQAKNTLEVSGVIEADEVRIASEFQGTVVQVGVQAGEAVRVGQMLVVLDSQSIQATVRQAEAAVKAAQADLGLIWNKPQAEEVSIKQAQVTMAKAQRDEAYVAWQAAQRELEELQELQKQILEARAQLALAEQNVEQAKANYYRARYKADHAEWGSTERQVLELQAKAAEAALAAAQADERAAKAVVQHLEDMQQRPLAYRAKTNAAKGKYHVAEAAMAVGQAELDDLLAGATAEEVAVAEANLALAQAQLRLAQMQLERLTLRAPVNGVVVARMINVGETVLPGVTLLTLADLDEVNLVVYVPEHRLGEVHLGQKVDVMVDSFPQRRFEGRVVYISDQPQYTPRNVATKEERVNTVYAVKVRLPNPEGLIKPGMAGDAVFGLTP; translated from the coding sequence GTGTTGCGTAGTGCGTGCTCCGTGTTGCGTGTTGCGTGTTCCGTGTTGCGTGCTGCATGTCTGGTGATGGCAGGTTTTCTATTCGTTTGGGCTGTTGCCTTGATAGTTCCCAGTAGCGGACGCACGCAAGCCAAGAATACCTTGGAAGTTAGTGGGGTGATTGAGGCGGATGAAGTGCGCATCGCTTCTGAATTCCAGGGGACTGTCGTTCAGGTAGGGGTACAAGCAGGAGAGGCGGTGCGCGTCGGGCAGATGCTGGTTGTGTTGGATAGCCAATCTATACAGGCGACGGTGCGCCAGGCTGAGGCTGCCGTGAAGGCAGCACAGGCTGATCTGGGGTTGATCTGGAACAAACCACAAGCCGAGGAAGTGTCTATCAAGCAAGCGCAGGTGACCATGGCAAAGGCGCAACGGGATGAAGCATATGTCGCTTGGCAGGCAGCACAGCGCGAGCTGGAGGAGCTGCAGGAATTACAGAAGCAAATTCTGGAAGCCAGGGCGCAACTGGCGCTTGCTGAACAGAACGTAGAACAGGCTAAAGCAAATTATTATCGTGCGCGATACAAGGCTGATCACGCTGAATGGGGCAGCACTGAACGTCAGGTATTGGAACTTCAAGCGAAAGCGGCAGAGGCAGCGCTGGCGGCAGCCCAGGCGGATGAACGTGCTGCCAAGGCAGTGGTACAGCACCTAGAGGATATGCAGCAGAGGCCACTTGCATACCGGGCCAAAACTAATGCTGCCAAAGGCAAGTATCACGTGGCGGAGGCAGCAATGGCGGTAGGGCAGGCTGAATTGGACGATTTGCTGGCTGGGGCAACGGCAGAGGAAGTGGCTGTAGCCGAGGCAAATCTAGCATTGGCGCAGGCACAACTTCGGCTCGCTCAAATGCAACTCGAGCGGTTGACCCTGCGTGCGCCGGTAAATGGAGTTGTGGTAGCGCGCATGATCAATGTGGGTGAGACAGTATTGCCTGGGGTCACCTTATTGACCCTAGCGGATTTGGACGAAGTGAATCTGGTCGTCTATGTGCCGGAGCACCGACTGGGGGAGGTGCATCTGGGGCAGAAAGTTGATGTGATGGTGGACAGTTTCCCACAAAGACGCTTTGAGGGAAGGGTGGTGTATATCTCTGACCAGCCACAGTACACGCCGCGAAACGTAGCAACCAAGGAGGAACGAGTCAACACTGTTTATGCCGTGAAGGTGCGTTTGCCCAACCCAGAGGGACTGATCAAGCCAGGCATGGCAGGGGATGCGGTGTTTGGCCTCACCCCCTAA
- a CDS encoding efflux RND transporter periplasmic adaptor subunit, translated as MTQRKRRIVSLLILALLAVFVVVILQGRASLDAGLLMRSAPGVMEASGVIAAEEIAISSLYGGRVASIAVNEGDVVAVGQELVALDTSLLDGQIEVVRAQVEVAQAALRQIEAGARPGAIAAAKARVAQAKAAYEAALQGLADAQALRDDPQELKMQVAISEIQIDAAQHRLESAVALKDAAEVAKNVMEYSEDQIHNWSYPVPPPKLPQELQLAPYDWWQSWAGVNAASANLEKAKARLSYWRTVLENPVQLEAQVATAKAAVTEAQAAVELAEAQLRAYEAGATEEQLAAARARVEQARAALDALLAQRKQMVIVAPIDGVVLSRAVHVGEVVAPGGNMLSLADLTQVQLTVYVPENRLGEIALNQKVRVSVYAYPGRVFEGQVVRIADQAQFTPRNVASKEERVNTVYAVEIQLSNEEGLLKPGMAADARFEE; from the coding sequence ATGACCCAGCGTAAGCGCAGAATCGTTAGTTTATTGATCTTGGCTCTGTTGGCCGTGTTCGTGGTGGTCATCTTGCAAGGCAGGGCATCCTTAGATGCGGGGTTGTTGATGCGATCAGCGCCTGGGGTCATGGAGGCATCCGGAGTAATTGCGGCAGAAGAGATTGCCATCTCATCGCTCTATGGAGGGCGAGTTGCGTCCATTGCAGTCAACGAAGGCGATGTGGTAGCAGTAGGGCAAGAGTTGGTAGCGTTGGATACGAGCCTGTTAGATGGCCAGATTGAGGTTGTGCGTGCTCAAGTGGAGGTGGCCCAGGCGGCGCTGAGACAAATAGAAGCAGGGGCAAGGCCTGGTGCGATTGCGGCGGCAAAAGCGCGTGTGGCACAGGCAAAAGCAGCGTATGAGGCGGCATTACAGGGGCTCGCGGATGCTCAGGCGCTGCGGGATGATCCACAGGAGTTGAAGATGCAAGTTGCTATCAGTGAGATTCAGATTGATGCTGCCCAGCATCGCCTAGAAAGCGCGGTGGCTTTGAAGGATGCGGCAGAGGTGGCCAAGAATGTGATGGAGTACTCCGAGGATCAGATACACAATTGGTCGTATCCCGTACCGCCGCCCAAACTTCCACAGGAGTTGCAGTTGGCACCCTATGATTGGTGGCAGTCATGGGCAGGGGTTAATGCCGCCAGTGCCAATCTGGAAAAAGCCAAGGCGCGCTTGTCCTACTGGCGCACTGTGCTAGAGAATCCAGTGCAGTTGGAGGCACAGGTGGCCACCGCCAAGGCAGCGGTTACAGAAGCCCAAGCGGCAGTAGAACTAGCAGAGGCGCAACTGCGCGCTTACGAGGCAGGTGCTACGGAAGAACAATTGGCTGCTGCCCGTGCGCGAGTGGAGCAGGCGCGCGCAGCATTGGATGCGTTGCTGGCTCAAAGGAAACAGATGGTCATCGTGGCGCCAATAGATGGGGTTGTCCTCTCTCGCGCGGTTCATGTGGGCGAAGTAGTTGCACCGGGAGGCAATATGCTTTCGCTAGCAGACCTGACGCAGGTGCAGCTGACGGTGTATGTGCCTGAGAACCGCCTAGGCGAGATCGCGCTCAACCAGAAAGTGCGGGTGAGTGTATATGCTTATCCCGGGCGTGTTTTCGAGGGGCAAGTGGTGCGCATTGCCGACCAGGCTCAATTTACCCCGCGCAACGTGGCTAGCAAAGAAGAGCGGGTCAATACCGTTTATGCAGTGGAGATTCAGTTGTCCAATGAAGAGGGGCTGCTCAAGCCGGGCATGGCGGCAGATGCGAGGTTTGAAGAGTGA